The window AGAGGAAGGAAAGCCCCGTCCTCCGCGCCCTGGGCCTTGCCGAGGCCCCCGAGGCCGCCCACGGCCTCCTCCTCCGCCTGGGGGTCTGGCGGCGGGAAAACCCCCACCCGAGGCGGCTCGGCCTTCCCCTAAGCCCCCCAGGCCTCCCCGTCCCCCCCTTGCCCGAGGAGGAGCGGGCCGACCTCACCCACCTCCCCGCCTTCGCCATCGACGACGAGGGGAGCCAGGACCCGGACGACGCGGTTTGGGCGGAAAGGGTGGGGGAGGGGTTCCGGCTTTATGTGCACGTGGCGGACGTGGCCGCCCTGGTGGCCCCGGGTAGCCCCCTGGACGAGGAGGCCCGCCGCCGGGGGGCCAACCTCTACCTCCCGGAGGGGACGGTGCCCATGCTCCCCGAGGGGGTGACCCAGGCCCTCGGCTTAGGTCTGCAGGAGACCTCTCCCGCCCTCACCTTTGAGCTTCTCGTTTCCGAGGAGGGGGAGCTTCTGGAGGAAAGGGTCTACCCGAGCTGGGTGCGGGTCCAGCGCCTCACCTACCGGGAGGCCCTGGAGGCGGAGGGCTTGGAGGCCCTGAAGGCCCTTTCGGAGGCCTTCCGGCGGCGGCGCCTGGCCCAGGGGGCGGTGGAGCTTGCCCTGCCCGAGGTGAAGGTGCGGGTGGAGGGGGAGGCCATCCAGGTTCTCCCCCTGCCCCCCTACGAGAGCCGGGTCTGGGTGCGGGAGGCCATGCTCCTTGCGGGCTACGCCGCGGCCCATTTGGCCCTAAGGGAGGGGCTTCCCTTCCCCTTCGCCACCCAGGAGGCCCCCACCAGGCGGGTGGAGGGGGAGGGCCTAAGCGCCCTTTGGGAGCAGCGGAAGGCCCTGAAACGGGCCCAGCTCAAGGCGGTGCCCGCCCCCCACAAGGGCCTTGGCCTTCCCCTCTACGCCCAGGTGACGAGCCCCTTAAGGCGTTACCTGGACCTGGTGGCCCACCAGCAGCTTCGGGCCTGGCTCAAGGGGGAAAGGCCCCTCGCCCAGGGGGAGATCCTGGAGCGGGTGGGGGCGGCGGAGGCGGTGGCCGACCTGGTGCGGGAGGCCGAACGGAAGAGCAAACTCCACTGGACCCTTCTCTACCTCCAGGAAAAGGGCTACGAAGGCCCAGGGGTCTTGGTGGAGCGAAGGGGCGGGCAGGGGGTCTTCCTCCTCCCTGAGCTCGGCCTCACCGCCCAGGTGGCCCTGCCTTCCCCCCTTCCCCTAGACGCGGAGGTCCGCCTCCGCTTCCTGGAGGCGGACCTTCCCGCCCTCGAGGCCCGCTTCGCCCTCGTTTAGTCCATGTGCTCAATCAGCGCCCGGCCGAACTCGCTTGTGCGGAGCAGGGTGGCCGGCTTCCCTTCCGCCTGCAGGAGGCGGTGGAAATCGTAGGTCACCAGGCCCTTGGCGATGGTGCGCTCCATGGCCTGGATGATGAGGTCCGCGGCCTCGTTCCAACCCAGGTAGCGGAGCATCATCTCCCCCGAGAGGATCACGCTGGAGGGGTTTACCTTGTCCTGGCCCGCGTACTTGGGGGCGGTCCCGTGGGTGGCCTCAAAGACCGCGTGCCCCGTGAGGTAGTTGATGTTGGCCCCGGGGGCGATGCCGATCCCCCCCACCTGGGCGGCCAGGGCGTCGGAGATGTAGTCCCCGTTGAGGTTCAGGGTGGCGATGACCGAGTACTCGTCGGGGCGGAGGAGGATCTGCTGCAGGAAGTTGTCGGCGATCATGTCCTTGATGACGATCTCCCGGCCGGTGCGGGGGTTTTTCAGCACGTGCCAGGGCCCGCCGTCTAAGGGCACCGCCCCGTAGCGCTCCCGGGCTAGGGCGTAGCCCCACTCCCGGAAGGCCCCTTCCGTGAACTTCATGATGTTGCCCTTGTGCACCAGGGTGACGCTGGGCAGGTCCTCCTTGATGGCGTAGTCTATGGCCGCGGCCACCAGCCGTTCCGTCCCCTCCCGGGAGACGGGCTTTAGGCCGAGCCCCGAGGTCTCGGGGAAGCGGATCTTGGCGTAGGCCTTGGGGAACTCCCGCTTGAGGAAGTCCAGGACCTTTTTCACCTCCTCGCTCCCCGCGGGCCACTCAATCCCCGCGTAGATGTCCTCGGTGTTTTCCCGGAAGATGACCATGTTCACCAGCTCCGGGTGCTTCACTGGGCTCGGCACCCCCTTGAACCAGCGCACGGGGCGCACGCAGGCGTAGAGGTCCAGCTCCTGCCTCAGGGCCACGTTGATGCTGCGGATGCCCCCACCCACCGGGGTGGTCAGGGGGCCCTTGATGGCCACCAGGTACTCCCGGATGAACTCCAGGGTTTCCTCGGGGAGCCAGATGGGCTCCCCGTAGACCTGGTTGGCCTTTTCCCCCGCGTAAAGCTCCACCCAGACGATGCGGCGCCTACTTCCGTAGGCCTTCTCTACCGCCGCGTCTAGGACGGGCTTGGCCGCTCTCCAGATGTCGGGCCCGGTGCCGTCCCCCTCGATGAAGCCGATGATGGGCTGGTCGGGCACCACAAGCTTCCCGTCCTGGATCCGGATCCGTTCGCCCTCCGCCGGGATCTGGATACGCGTGTAGGCCATAGCCTTACCTCCGGCCCTAGCATACCCCTCCTGGGGGGGCCGTGTGTCCCTTTGGCATTGACTTCGGGGAGGGTTGGGGCTAGGGTGAGGGGGAAAGGAGCACCGTGAGGATTCTTCTTATCCTATTGGCCCTCGCCCCCCTGGCCTTAGCCCAGGGTGTGGTGAAGGGGGTAACCGAGGCGGAGGTGGCCGCTCTCTTGAAAGAGGCGGGGATCCCCTATGAACGTACGGAGCCCGGCCGCTTCCGTCTGGAGATGGCGGGGCTGGACAAGGTCTGGCTGAGCCTGGAGTACTGCCAAGGGAGCTCCTGCGGGGTGCTCCTTCTGGCCGCGGGGTTTACCCTGGAGGAACCCCCGGCCTTGGAGGACCTCAACCTCTGGAACGGGGAGGCCCTCCTAAGCCGGGCCTATCTGGACGAGGAGGGCGCGGCCTGGGTGGAGTCCGACCTGGACCTCACCGGCGGGGTGAGCCGGGAAGCGGTGAAGGTCTTCTTGCAGACCTTTGCCCAGGAAACCCTGCCGGACTTCATGGAGTTCATCGGCTTTAAGCCTTGACGGGGCGAAGGGCCTTCCCTAAGATGGGGAGTGCCCGGTAGGGGCGGGCGTCTTTGGGTTCCAAGCCCGGCGGTGTAGCTCAGGTGGTCAGAGCACACGACTCATAATCGTGGTGTCGTGGGTTCGAGTCCCACCACCGCCACCAGTCAGGGACGCGAAAACCCCGGGGTCAGGTTCCCCGGGGTTTTCGTTTGACCCTAACGTAGGGCTTGGCAAGTGCCGGTAGGTCCCCAGGGGGACTCAGGACACCCCTTGCCTCCAAAAGACCATCCCCCTTATCCTAGGGGCATGCCGGTTAAACGAATACCCCTTCTTTCGGCCTAGGGTATGCCCCTGGCCGGAGGGAGGGGTTTGCGGGGGGGCGTAGCTCAGCCCGGTGAGAGCGGCGGCCTTATAAGCCGCAGGTCGTGGGTTCAAGTCCCACCGCCCCTACCAGGGCAACCCCCCGTAAAGTGAGGGCATGGAAGGGGGAAGCCTCCCCGAGCGCTTTGCGGCCCACCTCCAGCGGCTTGCCCCAACGGACCCCCTGGTCCTGGCGGTCTCGGGGGGTGGGGACTCCGTGGCCCTGGCCCACCTGGTGAAGGCCGCGGGGCGAAAGGGGGTGGTGGCCCACCTGGACCATGCCTTGAGGCCCGATTCCGAGGAGGACCGCCGCTTTGTGGAGGCCCTGGCGGGGAGGCTCGGCTTTCCCTTCCTTTGGGAGCGGGTGGAGGTGGGGCGGCTCGCCGAGGCCCGGGGGGAGAACCTCGAGGCCCTGGCCCGTAAGGTCCGCTACGCTTTCCTCCACCGCGTGGCCAAGGAGGTGGGGGCGGGGGCCATCCTCACCGCCCACACCCTGGACGACCAGGCGGAAACCCTTCTCCTTAAGCTCCTCCAGGGCACGGCCCGGGGGCTTGGCATCCGGGAGAAGGAGGGGCTTGTGGTAAGGCCCCTCCTCCCCTTTAGCCGTCTGGAGCTCAGGGCCTACCTGGAGGCCCTCGGGGAGGCCTGGCGGGAGGACCCCACCAACCGGGACCTGGCCCTGGACCGGAACTACCTCCGCCACCGGGTCTTTCCCCTCCTGGAGGCCCGCTTCCCCGGGGCCAAGGCCGCCTTGGCCCGCTTCGTGGCGGTGCGGGAGGAGGAGGACGCCCTTTTAGAGGAGGAGGCCAAAAGGCGCCTCGTCCCCGACGCCCGCTTCCACGGCCTCTTCAAGGGCCTCCTCGCCTACCGCATCCCGCCCCTCCGCCTGGCCCCCCCTGCCCTTCGCCGCCGGGCCTTGAGGCAGATCCTGGAGGCTTTGGACCTTCGCCCCGAGGCCCGGCTCATCGCCGACCTGGAGGGGGCTTTGGGGGGGAAGGCCGCCACCTTGCCCGGGGGCTTCCGGGCCCGGGCCAAGGGGGGTACCCTTTTCCTCTTCCCGGAGGGCTTCCTTCCGCCCCTTCCCCCGGGCTTCCGCCGCCCAAGGCCCGGGGACTATCTGGAGAGGCCCTACGGGAGGAAGCGCCTTCTGGACTATTTGGCGGAAGAGGGCGTGCCCAAGGAACTTAAATCCCTTTGGCCCGTGCGGGGGGAGGGGCGGGTGGAGGCGGTGTACGGCCTTTATCCCCGGGAAGAGGTGCGCCTCATGGACCTGGCCCTGGAGGAGGCGGAAAAGGCCAGGGCGGAAGGGGAGGTGCCCGTGGGGGCGGTGCTCCTCTTAGGGGGGGAGGTCCACCGGGCCCACAACCGGGTGGAGGCCCTAAAGGACCCCACGGCCCACGCGGAGATGCTCCTCCTCCGCACCCTGGGGAAGGAGGCCCGGGGTGGGCGGCTCTATGTGACCCTCGAGCCCTGCCTCATGTGCGCCCACGCCCTGAAGGAGGCCGGGGTGGAGGTGGTCTACGGGGCGGAGAACCTGAAGGAGGGGGCCCTCACCCGCTTCGGGGTGGGGGAGGGGTTTAGGGGGGGGGTGAGGGCCCGGGCCTGTGCTAAACTCTTAGAGGACTTCTTCCGCGCCCGGAGGGGTGCCGGAGCGGTTGAACGGGCCGGTCTCGAAAACCGGTAGGCCCCGCAAGGGGCCTCGCGGGTTCGAATCCCGCCCCCTCCGCCAAAAGGGGCCCTTTGGGGGCCTTTTTCCTTTGGGGGCCTACCGCGGGCTGGGCCGAGGGGCGACGAGCCCCTTTCCCGGGGTATTTCAGAGGTTTTCCCGCCACCAGTCCAGATAGGCCCTGAGCCGGGCCACCCGCCGGTCGGGCCGGCCGGAGCGGGAAAGCTCGTGCCCCTCCTCCGGCACCCTAAAGAAGCGGGTCTTCACCCCCAGGTGGAAGAGGGCGGTGTACCAGGTCTCCCCCTGGTCTATGGGGCAGCGGTGGTCCCCCTCCGAGTGGACCACCAGGGTGGGGGTCTTCACCCCCTGGACGTACTTCAGGGGGCTCTTTTCCCAGAGCACCTCCGGCCGTTCCCAGGGCTTGGCGAAGAGCTCCCACCAGCTGAAGCGCGGGCCGATGTCGCTGGCCCCGAAAAAGCTGAGCCAGTTGCAGATGCTCCGGTCGGTGACCGCCGCCCGGAAGCGCTCCGGGTGGCGCGCGGTGAGCCAGTTGGTCATGTACCCCCCGTAGCTCCCCCCGGCCACCCCCACCCGGCTGGGGTCCACGGGGAAGTGGGCCAGGACGTGGTCCAGAAAGCCCAGGAGGTCCCGCTCGTCCCGCTCCCCCCACTCCCCCTCCAGGAGGGCGAAGGCCTGGCCGTAGCCCGTGGAGCCCCGGGGGTTGGAGAAGGCCACGGCGTAGCCTAGGGCCCTAAAGAGCTGGAGCTCCAGCATGGGGGCGGCCCCAAAGGCGGTGTGGGGCCCCCCGTGGATGTAGAGGATGAGGGGGTGGGGGCCCTCCCCCTCGGGGAGGAGGACCCAGCCCTCCACCTCGTGGCCTTCGGGGCTCCGCCAGACGGTGCGGATGGGCTCCTTAAGGGAAAGAAGCCCGGCGTTCGGGTCAAAGACCCCCAGGGGGCCCTCGAGGCGGGCGGGCTGGGCGAAGTCCTCCTTGAGGAGGAAAAGCCCCTTTTCCGTTTTGGCGAAGGCGAGAACGCTCCCCCCTTCCGTGAGGGCCTCCGCCCTCCCCTCCAGGTCCACCCGGTAAAGCCGGGCCTCCCCCCTCTCCGTGCGCACCAAATAGACCCCGTCCTCCCCCCAGAAGGGCCCCTGGAAGGCGTTGCCGTAGCGGAGGTCGGAGTTCAGGGAGTTGAGGAGGCTTCCCTCAAAGAGGACCCGGGCCTCGGCCCCCTTCAGGTGGTAGAGCCGGGCCTCCGTCCCGCCCCCCCGTTCAAAGGCGTGGCCCAGGAAGAAGAGGCCCTCGGGGCTCCAGGTGAGGCCTTGGATGGGCCCAAAGCCCCCGTAGACCTTTTCCAGCCTCCCTTCCCGGAGGAGAAAGAGGCTATCCCGCCACTCCGCCTGGGCCACCTTGTCCTCGGGCATGACCAGGTAAAGCCCTTCGGGAGCGAAGACGGCTTCCTTGGGGTAGGGGTGGCGCTCCAGGAGGGGTTCCTCCTGCCCCAGGAGGTAAAGCCCCACCCCGCCCTCGGGCAGGAGGCCCCGCCCGTCAAACTTGAAGGGCCAGGTCTCGTAGACCCGGGGGAGGTCCTTTCCCTTGGCCTCCTTCAGGGCCAGGTAGGCCACCTCCCCCTTGGGCCCCAGAAAGTAGTCCAGCACCCCGCCCGTGCGGGTGAGCCGCTCCGCCTCCCCGCCCCTTAAGTCCAGGCGGAAGAGCTCGGGGCGCTCCTCCACCTTTCGCAGGAAGTAGACGTAGGGGTGGGCGTAGCGGGGCTTTCTGGCCTCCTCCTGGGTGAGGAGGCGAAGGCTTCCGTCCCACAGGGCCAGGCGGGGGAGGTAGCGGGGTGGGGTCCCTTCCTGGATCTCCGTGAGGACGAAAAGGGGCAGGCCCTCGGGGCCGGGGGTGAGGTCGGAAAGGAAGCGGAGGCGAAAGAGGAGTTCGGGTTCCATGCCCCCATGATACTGACCGTCCGGTCAACCGCAAAGCTTGACACCGGCGATTTTCTGGTCCTAGAATTACCTTGGGCTCCGCTCCTAAAACCAACCTTTTCCTAGGAGCCGAAAGGAGAGTGGGGTTATGAAAAAACACCTTCTGGCCTTAGGCGCTTTGTTTTTGGCTTTATTGATGGGAGGATGCAACACCTCCTCCCAAGCTCCCTCGTCAGAGAAGTACCAGGTGAGGGTTTCTGTAGCCTTCCCCCAGAGGAACCCTTCTCCTACTTCCATATCCCCTCAGGGGGTTCCCGTTAGTGCTCAGTCGGCAGAGATAACGGCGATCAGGCAAGATACAGGACATGTGGCGGACACCTGTTCGCTTTCATCGAATAACCCCACTTGTTCC of the Thermus oshimai DSM 12092 genome contains:
- a CDS encoding RNB domain-containing ribonuclease encodes the protein MNAALVIYRQKPALAWEKEGRLELLLPTGERVKVRPKDVLLLHPGPASLDLRVPEGEEEAAWELLKGERVSLRELAELVYGAYTPEAAYGAYLLAQRGERFVLEGEGVRARTEEEVAALLRAREEKEARERAFREGVERLRKGTPLPEDRPLLQEVEAFALGERKESPVLRALGLAEAPEAAHGLLLRLGVWRRENPHPRRLGLPLSPPGLPVPPLPEEERADLTHLPAFAIDDEGSQDPDDAVWAERVGEGFRLYVHVADVAALVAPGSPLDEEARRRGANLYLPEGTVPMLPEGVTQALGLGLQETSPALTFELLVSEEGELLEERVYPSWVRVQRLTYREALEAEGLEALKALSEAFRRRRLAQGAVELALPEVKVRVEGEAIQVLPLPPYESRVWVREAMLLAGYAAAHLALREGLPFPFATQEAPTRRVEGEGLSALWEQRKALKRAQLKAVPAPHKGLGLPLYAQVTSPLRRYLDLVAHQQLRAWLKGERPLAQGEILERVGAAEAVADLVREAERKSKLHWTLLYLQEKGYEGPGVLVERRGGQGVFLLPELGLTAQVALPSPLPLDAEVRLRFLEADLPALEARFALV
- the icd gene encoding NADP-dependent isocitrate dehydrogenase; its protein translation is MAYTRIQIPAEGERIRIQDGKLVVPDQPIIGFIEGDGTGPDIWRAAKPVLDAAVEKAYGSRRRIVWVELYAGEKANQVYGEPIWLPEETLEFIREYLVAIKGPLTTPVGGGIRSINVALRQELDLYACVRPVRWFKGVPSPVKHPELVNMVIFRENTEDIYAGIEWPAGSEEVKKVLDFLKREFPKAYAKIRFPETSGLGLKPVSREGTERLVAAAIDYAIKEDLPSVTLVHKGNIMKFTEGAFREWGYALARERYGAVPLDGGPWHVLKNPRTGREIVIKDMIADNFLQQILLRPDEYSVIATLNLNGDYISDALAAQVGGIGIAPGANINYLTGHAVFEATHGTAPKYAGQDKVNPSSVILSGEMMLRYLGWNEAADLIIQAMERTIAKGLVTYDFHRLLQAEGKPATLLRTSEFGRALIEHMD
- a CDS encoding YbjN domain-containing protein, producing the protein MRILLILLALAPLALAQGVVKGVTEAEVAALLKEAGIPYERTEPGRFRLEMAGLDKVWLSLEYCQGSSCGVLLLAAGFTLEEPPALEDLNLWNGEALLSRAYLDEEGAAWVESDLDLTGGVSREAVKVFLQTFAQETLPDFMEFIGFKP
- a CDS encoding S9 family peptidase encodes the protein MEPELLFRLRFLSDLTPGPEGLPLFVLTEIQEGTPPRYLPRLALWDGSLRLLTQEEARKPRYAHPYVYFLRKVEERPELFRLDLRGGEAERLTRTGGVLDYFLGPKGEVAYLALKEAKGKDLPRVYETWPFKFDGRGLLPEGGVGLYLLGQEEPLLERHPYPKEAVFAPEGLYLVMPEDKVAQAEWRDSLFLLREGRLEKVYGGFGPIQGLTWSPEGLFFLGHAFERGGGTEARLYHLKGAEARVLFEGSLLNSLNSDLRYGNAFQGPFWGEDGVYLVRTERGEARLYRVDLEGRAEALTEGGSVLAFAKTEKGLFLLKEDFAQPARLEGPLGVFDPNAGLLSLKEPIRTVWRSPEGHEVEGWVLLPEGEGPHPLILYIHGGPHTAFGAAPMLELQLFRALGYAVAFSNPRGSTGYGQAFALLEGEWGERDERDLLGFLDHVLAHFPVDPSRVGVAGGSYGGYMTNWLTARHPERFRAAVTDRSICNWLSFFGASDIGPRFSWWELFAKPWERPEVLWEKSPLKYVQGVKTPTLVVHSEGDHRCPIDQGETWYTALFHLGVKTRFFRVPEEGHELSRSGRPDRRVARLRAYLDWWRENL